The Vitis riparia cultivar Riparia Gloire de Montpellier isolate 1030 chromosome 3, EGFV_Vit.rip_1.0, whole genome shotgun sequence genome includes a region encoding these proteins:
- the LOC117911571 gene encoding uncharacterized protein At2g29880-like produces MSATQDGILGRPKAEWTPSRDAYLVELFIEQHNCGRTAYNEFKVEVYKSVTNDFNRKFGMNLEENQIKNRYNVMKKDYGIVKTLLSHPGFAWDDIRQMVVADDKIWDSYIAVRSDARPFRRKSFPLYKQMSIIFEGERPSGRYQFPSGVLLEPEEENSNTETVRSSEPSNLPTQVVDGALDSDSIFHINDVQPKKRKSTGPVTSSRKRRACDRVGDKLENVLYEMFSAASFKCLQRNAIKEQTMYQKCLEELQGLEELDDSEFTKAVNVLRDDKNAIAFMTIKGPRRLTWLRSTCFTFMGGQDVLLGMFGRVVRLCSHNFAEIAFTLFRGGYWQFVHVDEDLWQAFISWLVNNDG; encoded by the exons ATGTCTGCCACACAGGATGGAATCCTAGGCCGACCAAAAGCCGAATGGACACCATCCCGAGATGCTTATTTGGTTGAACTTTTTATTGAGCAACACAATTGTGGAAGAACCGCGTATAATGAATTTAAAGTTGAAGTGTATAAATCAGTCACAAATGATTTTAATAGGAAGTTTGGCATGAATCTAGAAGAGAACCAGATTAAGAACCGGTACAATGTTATGAAGAAAGATTACGGTATTGTTAAAACCTTACTTAGTCATCCTGGGTTTGCCTGGGATGACATTCGACAAATGGTTGTGGCTGATGATAAAATTTGGGACAGCTATATTGCG GTACGAAGTGATGCAAGGCCCTTTCGACGCAAAAGCTTTCCTCTGTATAAACAGATGTCCATTATTTTTGAAG GGGAAAGACCCAGTGGCAGATACCAATTTCCAAGCGGAGTTCTTTTGGAACCTGAAGAGGAAAATAGCAACACAGAAACGGTTCGATCCTCAGAGCCCAGCAACCTACCAACACAAGTCGTTGATGGTGCCCTTGATTCTGATTCaatattccatataaatgacgtGCAACCCAAGAAACGCAAATCTACTGGTCCAGTAACTTCTAGTCGTAAGAGAAGAGCATGCGACAGGGTTGGAGATAAGTTAGAAAATGTCTTGTATGAGATGTTCTCAGCAGCCAGTTTCAAATGTTTGCAAAGGAATGcaataaaagaacaaacaatGTACCAGAAGTGCTTAGAGGAGTTGCAGGGATTAGAAGAGTTGGATGACTCAGAGTTTACAAAGGCTGTTAATGTCCTTAGAGATGATAAGAATGCAATTGCTTTCATGACAATTAAAGGACCAAGGAGGTTGACCTGGTTGAG ATCCACATGCTTTACATTTATGGGTGGTCAGGATGTTTTGCTTGGAATGTTTGGACGTGTTGTTCGGTTATGTTCTCACAATTTTGCAGAAATAGCTTTCACACTGTTTCGTGGAGGATACTGGCAGTTTGTGCATGTGGACGAGGACCTCTGGCAGGCATTTATTTCATGGTTGGTGAACAATGACGGGTAA